In the Defluviitalea raffinosedens genome, AAACGACATTGTTCCAATCATTACAGCAATAACAGATAATAACTTTCCTAAAACGATATCCCTCTGGTTGTTGCCAACAGATACAAATTTGTATGTCTTGTATTTAAAGTCATATGTAGCAACATAAGCGGCATAGATACCGAAAATTAAAGTGCAAAAAACAAAAACTAAATACTCAAGAGTATTACTGATAATATTTCGTGGCTTTAAGTTTTGGATAGCAATGGCAAGGGATATGAAATCATCTTTTAATGGATTGCTTGTTATTTTTGAATTGTCTTCAACATAGATATTATTAGGTTCCTGTAATGCCTCTACTATATCTATCCCATTTTCTTTATAAGCCATTTCTGTCCTCTGATATCTGTTATGAGAAGATATTACACGATTATGTAACCCTATAAGGTGTGATGTACTTATGACAAGAAGTATAAAAACCAAAATCACAATTTTTTTTGAATGCCATTGATAGTACAGTTCTTTATTTGCTACTTGTAATATATTGTTTATAGATTTCATATAGCTTGTCACCACCTTTTTTATAATTTGAAATATGGGTTATTGTTCCAACATTAAGGACCAATAATTCGTTAACGATATTTTCATAAAATTCAAAGTGATGACCTGTGGCAAGGATTAAGGAATGATGACTTAAATCATTCAATTTCTCTTGTAAACTCTCAAGCGTTTCAATATCCAGTCCATTTGAAATTTCATCTATAATAAGATATCGGGGCTTATTAAGGATCGCTGCAATCAACGCCAGCTTTTTGCGTTCGCCTAATGAATAATTTTTTACATACTCCTTTAACTTCTGGTCTGTTAATAATCCAAGTTCTGAAATATAGTTTTTATCAAAGAATTTTTTATCGGATAACATTAATCTTATATTTTGAAAACCATTTAGATCATTGTAAAGTGGAATATCGTCAAATATGGCAAAAATACTTTTCCGTACATCTTCCAATACTTTACCGCTATATGTGATCGTGCCTTCATAATGTTCTAACCCCAACAGACACTTAATGAAAGTTGTTTTTCCACTTCCATTTTTGCCCATGATAAAATGAATTCGGTTCCCTTTCAAATTTAAACTTATATTTTTCAGGACAGGGATATTAGCATAACTTTTAGATAAGTTATTGACCTCAATCATGGAAACAGTCCTTCCCTAGTTCGGTTTGATAAAACGGTAATATGTTATAACTATTCCTATTTTATTCCCTTTATTTTACACCATTGTCGTTCAAATATCTACCCCTATATCCTTTATTTTCCTATTTGTAAACCTAGCCTAAAAAATTCCACAGCAAATGAAAACTTCTCTGCACTTGCTGCGGGATTTTAATATACATCCATGATATTCTGTGAACTTGTATCAATAGAGTAGACACAAGTTCAAGCTTTATTTTTAATATCTGATTAATTAATTCTTTATTCGTTCATCACATGTTCTTTTATCGCTAATATCAATAATTTATTTGCAATTAAAATAACAATGTATAAAACTAACTTTAGGTATTAAAATCTACTCATTCAATTAAAGACTTTACTCATAAACTCTATAAATTAATTGATCTGATTTTGCAACGATACTTTTCATATATGCCATTTTTTCTTCATCCAAATCGCAAAATTGGCACTTACCATCATATTTCAAAAATGAAAATAATAAATTCTTATTTTTATCTAATAACCAAATCTCTGACCATTTAAAACTTTGGTCCTGATCCAAGTAGTTTTTTGATAAAAGTTTTTTAACTGCATCATTGATTTTTCCTTCTATCTGACAGAATTCACGATTCCTATTGTGCTCTGAATAAACTAACAGACTTTCTTTTAATTCCTTAGCTATTTTCTCATCTTTTTTAGGTATATCAAATCCAACATATTCTGCCTCTTTTAAAATAAATTCTATGGATTGCTCCCAAAAATGTTTATAGTATTGGGAAAACATCGTTTCATCATGTAATAATTCAATGATTAAAGTTCCTTTATCCCCATCAACATTAAAATACCCGTAATTTGATAATACTGATATGTGATCTCGATTCATACTGATGATTTTTTCTACCATTTTATTTGTATTGGTTTTTTCATTTTTTATTGTAATATCTACTTTGCTGCCATTAAACTCCATAAGGCAAAAACATATCGTATTATAAAAATGCATGTATAAATCTCCCGGACTTATTATAACTTCAGCCTTTCTTTTAAATGGCTGTTCAATATATGTACTGACCTCGGATATCCCACTGCAGCCATATAAAATATAATCATACACAAAATGTTGCTGGGCATAGTGAGTATCTTTATATTCATCCATAAATAAAAACTTTAGTCTTTTCTCTAATGAATAACTATCCAAATATCTATTCGAATGCATCATTAAAAATTTTTTATCATAAAGTTGTATCTCCATTACACCCGGAATATTTTTTAACTGTTGAATTCTTGGCTCACCAAATTCTTCCCGAATAGACATACTATCTTTATCATCCTTTGGATTCATAATGCGATATTCATTAGGCCCAATGATATTAATAAAGCGTTGATCTGTTGTTATTAAATCAAATATTTCTTTCGAAAAACCACCATATCCAATAAAATTTCCTAAGTTAATTACATATTCAATTTGAGGATCTGCATTCACATAATCCAAAAAACTATTTAGAGCATACATATTTCCATTAATATCCGAAATAATAGCTAGTTTATTTGCTTTCACATCTATCATCCTTTTAATAAATTTTAATACTAAATTATGAATTAAAATATAAACCAGCTGATTAAGTTAATTGGTATAACAATCATCGAATTCATTCTTCGCTGGGATATCTAACTCCACGAGACCAGCGGATGACTACCCTTAAAAAGTTGTCAAGAAAATTGTTGACAATCCATGAACTTTTTTATTTAA is a window encoding:
- a CDS encoding metallophosphoesterase family protein, whose product is MKANKLAIISDINGNMYALNSFLDYVNADPQIEYVINLGNFIGYGGFSKEIFDLITTDQRFINIIGPNEYRIMNPKDDKDSMSIREEFGEPRIQQLKNIPGVMEIQLYDKKFLMMHSNRYLDSYSLEKRLKFLFMDEYKDTHYAQQHFVYDYILYGCSGISEVSTYIEQPFKRKAEVIISPGDLYMHFYNTICFCLMEFNGSKVDITIKNEKTNTNKMVEKIISMNRDHISVLSNYGYFNVDGDKGTLIIELLHDETMFSQYYKHFWEQSIEFILKEAEYVGFDIPKKDEKIAKELKESLLVYSEHNRNREFCQIEGKINDAVKKLLSKNYLDQDQSFKWSEIWLLDKNKNLLFSFLKYDGKCQFCDLDEEKMAYMKSIVAKSDQLIYRVYE
- a CDS encoding ATP-binding cassette domain-containing protein, with translation MIEVNNLSKSYANIPVLKNISLNLKGNRIHFIMGKNGSGKTTFIKCLLGLEHYEGTITYSGKVLEDVRKSIFAIFDDIPLYNDLNGFQNIRLMLSDKKFFDKNYISELGLLTDQKLKEYVKNYSLGERKKLALIAAILNKPRYLIIDEISNGLDIETLESLQEKLNDLSHHSLILATGHHFEFYENIVNELLVLNVGTITHISNYKKGGDKLYEIYKQYITSSK